The window GGTTTGCTAAACTCAAAAGTGCTTGGATATCCGTTATGATTTAAAAACAAACTGTCAATAGCTTCATTGGTTTTGTTTATCATTTTATAAGTACCAGAAGAATTGAAATCGTATGTTTTTGGAAATAAATCCATATTCACATTAACCGCTACAATTCTTGGTTGTGCTTTACCTTCATACTTTTTGTATTTTTTTTCCCATTCTACACGTCCTTTTTCTCTTTCTTTAGAGGAAGTTCTTTGGTTTACAATATTGTTTTCATAAAAAATACGTGTTCCTAAACCTAAAAACCCTATCAATAAAACGCCTAAAACTAAACCTGTCTTTAAGTTAAAACGATTTTTAAAAATCGATAACCTTTCACTAAAAGAACTTGGAATACCACGAACCCAAAACAGACTTGTAAGCCCTAAAAATAGTAATCCTGCTAAGAACCAATACCCTTTATAAGTCAAATATCTTTGAAGAGAAAAATCGTAACCATTCATATCTGAATAGCTAAATCCTGGGCCTTGATTGTATTTAAATATTGCTTGTTCTATACCAAGAAAAGAAAGCAACGGCAATCCAAAATTTAACACTATTAGAATAAATAAACCCACATAAGGATTACCTACTAATGTTTGAATAAATAATGCTATAAATGCCCAAATTGCAAAATGGATAAATTGTAACACAAATAACTCAAAGATATAATGACCTATTTCATAATTATAAAAACCTTGAGAAGTTTGATAAATGATTCCAGCAATCATTACAACTGCTAATAATACCAATTGCACTTTTAATAAAGCAATTAGTTTAGATAACCATAATACCCAATTTGGTGCTGGTGTAACATCTACCAAATGATTAACTTTTGCCATTTTACCTCTATGCACTAACATACCAGCATATAAAAAAGTAATAATGTTTATTGATAAAACAAAAGAACCTGTTCCATTTTCTAGCATTTTCCAAGTAACTGGTAATGTTTTTGTTCCAAGAATATTTCCAACTTCAGAAAGTGCTATCACCGCTATAATTAATCCTACCAAAACTATTGCTAAAAAAGGCAATGCTTTAACTATATATTTAAAATCTAAATTAGATAATTTCCAAGTTGTTTTTAAATTCTGAAGGAAAGAAAAGTTATAATTTACTTCTGGTAAATTAATACGTGTAATTCCACCAAAATTCTTTTTTATTACACGTTCTCCTTTTTCTTTTTTAAAGAATGAAAAACTAATTGCGTTCTGACTAAAAGAGAATTTCTTATAAACCCAACCAAATATTAAAGTAGAAATACCCAACCATAATAATCTATTGTAAATAATTACGCTTTCAAAAGGTAAAGCAGCTTCATTTTGTTCAGCTAGTGTCCAATACTTAGTGTAATAACGCAAAGAAGCATCACCATAAGGGTCTAAAATACCAGCTATAAATCTGTTTTCTTCTTCAGATAACATTCCTTGTAACAAACCTTGGAAAAACATTAAAATTATTACAGCTATAAAACCAGCAGCTATACTTCTTGTAAAGGTTACTACTGCAAAAACAATGGCTCCAAAAAATATTAAATTAGGTAAGATATATACAAAATAAGAATGCAAATAGGCACCAAAATTAAAAGTATTTACAATCTCAGAATTTGTCCCAGGAAATCTAAATCCTATAAAAACAGCTAAACCAATTGTAAGGACAATTAATGTTACAATAAATAAACCGCTTAAAAATTTTGCAAGTAAATAATTTGCTTTGGTAAATGGATATGAATATAAAATGGAATGCATTTCACTTTTATAATCTCTATAAATGGTAACACCAATTATTGATGGTAGCAAAAAGAAAATTAACTGCGACATTCCATTGAACATATTATAAACTCCAATAGGAGAATTTACAATTTTATTACCTCCAACACTTACAGTAATACCGTCAAAAACACCAGCACTAGCTGCTGCAAAAAAAGTGGAGATAATAAATAATAAGGCTAAATAAATATAAAAGGCTGGTTTTTTAAACCAAGTAGAAATTTCGTGTTTAAATATAGTTGAAAACATAATAAAAGAGTTTTTAGTGTTTAGTTTTAAATGTTTAGTTTTTTTGAGTTTAACTTAAAACTCATAATTAAAACTAGAAACTAATTTAAAACTGGTTCATCTTGTTTTAATGCAATAAAATACACATCGTCTAGTTGTGGCTTAGCTGCAACAAAATCTGCTGCCGGTTTTTCTTCTCCAAATACACGAACATTTAATGTATTGTCTTCATTATAATTTGATGATAATAAATTATAGGTTGCTTCTACCTCATCTAAATCATCTCTATCAATTATTTTAGTCCAAATTTTACCTTCAATTTCTTTGGTAGCTTCAATTGGCGTTGTTTTCTTTAAAATTTTTCCACCATTTAAAATTGCCATTTGGTTACATAATTCCTTAACATCTTCAACAATATGTGTAGAGAAAATTACGGTACAATTTGTACCAACTTCTCTTAAAACATTTAAAAAACGATGTCTTTCCGCTGGATCTAAACCTGCTGTTGGTTCATCAACAATTATTAATTTTGGATTGTTTAAAAGTAATTGTGCAATTCCAAAACGTTGTTTCATTCCGCCAGAATAACCGGCAACATATTTCTTTCTCACTTCATATAAATTAGTGATTTCTAATACTTCTTTCACTAATTTTTGTCTGTCAGATTTAGATGCAATTCCTTTTAAAGTGGCAAAATAATCTAACAAATCTTCCGCAGACATTTTTGGATACACACCAAAAGATTGTGGCAAATACCCTAAAACCTTACGTAACGCCATTTTATCTTCAATCACATTTATATCACCAAAAGTAATTGAACCAGAATCTGGAGCTTGTAATGTTGCAATCGTTCTCATTAAAGAAGACTTTCCTGCACCGTTTGGTCCTAATAAACCAAACATTCCTGTCCCTATTTCAAGATTTAAGTTATCAATAGCTTTTACACCATTTTTATACGTTTTGGTTAAATTCTCTATAGTTAGTTTCATGATAAATGTGTTTTTAAGTTCAATTTGTTGATAGATAAGTGTGCAAATAACAACTTTTGTTACAGACTTTTCAAACTTTTTAATAATTTCCTTTATTTTTACATCATAACAAATACAAATTATGGCAAAAAATAAATCAATATTAAATAAGAAATCACTTACATTTTTAGAAAAATACTTAAATAATGCTGCTCCAACTGGTTATGAATGGGAAGGTCAGAAAATTTGGATGGAGTATTTAAAACCTTACGTAGATACTTTTATTACTGACACTTATGGTTCTGCTGTAGGAGTTATAAATCCTGATGCAAAATACAAAGTTGTAATTGAAGGACATGCAGATGAAATTTCTTGGTATGTTAACTATATTTCTGATAACGGATTAATTTATGTGATTAGAAATGGTGGTTCAGATCATCAAATTGCACCTAGTAAGATTGTAAATATTCATACTAAAAACGGAATTGTAAAAGGGGTTTTTGGTTGGCCAGCAATTCATACAAGAAACAGAGCAAAAGAAGAAGCGCCAAAACCAGATAATATTTTTATTGATACAGGTTGTGCAACTAAAGAAGAAGTTGAAAAATTAGGTGTGCATGTTGGTTGTGTAATTACCTATCCAGATGAGTTTCATATTTTAAACGGAGATAAATTTGTTTGTAGAGCACTTGATAATAGAATGGGCGGATTTATGATTGCTGAAGTTGCTCGTTTACTGAAAGAAAACAAAAAAGAATTACCTTTTGGATTATACATAACAAACTCTGTACAAGAAGAAATTGGTTTGCGTGGTGCAGAAATGATTACACATACAATTCAGCCAGATGTGGCAATTGTTACCGATGTAACGCACGATACTACAACACCAATGATTGAAGTTAAAAAAGCAGGTAAATTAGAAATTGGTAAAGGACCCGTTGTTGCGTATGCACCAGCTGTTCAACAAAAATTGCGTGATTTAATTACGGAAACTGCTGAAGCTAAAAAGATACCTTTTCAACGCTCTGCACTTTCTAGAGCAACAGGAACAGATACTGACGCTTTTGCTTACAGCAATGGTGGCGTTGCTTCTGCATTAATTTCTTTACCTTTAAGATATATGCATACAACTGTAGAAATGGTTCATAGAGATGATGTTGAAAACGTTATTAAAATGATTTACGAAACATTGTTGAATATAAAAGACGGAGAAACATTTTCTTATTTTGAATAGATAACAAAACGTCATTGCGAGGAACGAAGCAATCTTTTTTAATTGACAAAGAGATTACTTCGTCATTCTTCCTCGTAATGACGATTGTTTTATATGGATGAATTACTTGACATTTTAACTCCTGAAGGAAAACCAACAGGAAAAACTGCTTTAAAATATGAAGCGCATAAAAACGGTTGGTTTCATGCCACTGTTCATATTTGGATTTTTACTTCGGATGAAAAAATACTGCTTCAAAAAAGAGCAATGACTAAGAAAGTATTTCCGGGTTTATGGGATATTTCTGTTGCAGGACATGTTGCTGCAGGGGAAGAAATTTTAACTTCAGCAAAAAGAGAAGTTTTTGAAGAAATAGGTTTGCAATTAGAAGACAAAGATCTAATTAAAATTGGTACAAGAATTCATCAAATTTCTCATCCAAACGGAATTCAAGACAATGAACATCATCATGTTTTTATTGCTGAATTAAAGGTATCTATTGAGGATTTAAAAATTCAAAAAGAAGAAGTTGATGCTATTAAATTATTTGATTTATCAGCTTTAAAAAACACAAAAAACCTAGAAAACGTTTTGCTTCCTAGGTTTCATGATTATTATTGTGCTGTTTTTAATCACATAATAAATAGAATTCAAAAATAAAAAACCACCCTTTCCTAAAATTAGGAATGAGTGGCATTTTCCCCCAAAAAATTAACTAACTAATAATAAAACCTACTTTTACTATTGTTTTCTATTCTATTAATATTTTTTGACTATAAACTTTATTATCTTCCTGAATTCTAATTACATAAATTCCACTCGCTTTGTTTTTTAAGTCAATAATAGTATTATCACTATCAACTTTTCCAGAAGTTATCTTTTGACCAAGTTCATTATAAATAACAAAATCGAATTGAGAATTAGTGTTTTTCAATTTTACATTTAAATACCCTTCTTTTACTGGATTTGGGTAAAATACTGGAACTTCCGAATCTAACATTGTTACGTCATTAACTCCTAATACATTAAAATCAAAATCGGTTTCCCAAGATCCTCTTCCATAAGTTGCCGCTCTTAATTTACCTGTGGTAGCTGAAGTATAAAATATCTCTAAATCTTGAACTGCATTTCTTGGTAAATTTGTTGCATAACTAGTCCAAGATCCTTGAGCGTTATCTATATAGTAAACACCTATATCTGCACCTATAAAGAGACCATCATCTTGCGTTCCACTATTAATATAAACAATTGTATTTATTGGTAAATTTGGTAAAGTATTAGAAGCCAAATCCGACCAAGTTGCACCTCCATCTGTAGATTTATATACTTTACTCGTTGCATCATACCCAGAAAACACTACCCAAACTTTATTGGCATCTACACTAGAAATAGTAAGATTTTTTAACTTTGCAGCTCCAACAGGTAATGATCCTGTAACATCTGCCCAACTTGTTCCTGCATTTGTTGACTTAGAAATTTTATTGTCTGTAATAGCATACATAATTTGGTTATTACTTGGTGCTACTTCAAAACGTAAAATATTATTACCAGGGTTTGGTGTTCCAAGTGCTGTCCATGTTGGGTTTACATTATCTGCATTGGTTAAAATATCTGTACTTTTATATAGCGCTGGTCTTCCTCCTAAATATACCAAATCATCTAAAATAGGATCTTGATGAATTGGGCTAAACCATTCTCCATTGGTAGAAGGATAGTATGAATCTACTCCTGTATTAGTATTTCTACGTGTAAATTCGCCATTTGTAGTTGAAGAAAGAATCATTGGATGTGTACGCGCTATAAATCCGTCTTCTCCATCTCCACCACCTAAAACTGACCAATTTCCAGGACTTGTTGAGATTAGTGATCCTATGTCTTGTAAGCCTGCAAAATAGGTATTAACATCTGTAGGAGAAACCGCTATATTTGTTTGTTGACCTACTGAAATATTGTTTGTAATGTCTTCCCAAGTTGATAAACCATCATTAATTCCTTTAGAAATTCCGCCATCACAAGTAGTATATAAAGTTGTATCATCATGAGGAGAATACGCTATATACTGTATATCTGCATGTATATAAGGTTCTGGTTCTGTATTAGAGCCAGGATAATCTGTATTTTCACCTAACCAATATGTAATGCGGTACCAACTTACACCTCCATCATCAGATTGCCATTGGTTAATACCACCAATAGTAATAAAATCTTCGTCTGTTGGTGAAACAGCAATTGCCAAATCATGATCTGCTTGACCACCATTTTTGCCTGCTGCTGCTGCTACTAATGGATCTGCATCAGCATGCAAAATATTAGGGTTTGTTGCAGAAGTTTGATAAATTAATGAAAAACTAGAACCACTATTAGTAGACTTATATACACCTTTAAGTCCTCTATCCGAGTTTCCAATAATAGCATAAACTACACTCGGATTAGCTGCTGTAACCGCCATTTCAATTCTACTAACATCTGAAGTTGGAATTCCTGAAGCCGCTGTCCAGTTCACTCCATTATCAGTTGAAGTATAAATATAACCCGCAGAGCCATCTGTACTTGCTGCATAAACAGTATTTGAACTTCCTGGTTTAAATTCAATATCGCTAAATAACTCCAAATTAGATGTTACTGTTGAAGTTGCCCAACTATCTGTAGTTCTAAAAACACCTCCATCTGTTGTAACCATCATAGTTCCAGAAGCTGATGGATCCATTATTATTTTTGAAATTCTATAATTATCACTTGCAGTCCAAGTTAAACCCGTTGGACTCCAAGTTGTACCTCCATCTGTTGTTTTTAAAACACCAATACTTCTTCTGTCTGACGCTCTGTCTCCTGTTGCCAAATACATTGTTGAAGTTGTTGTTGGGTGTATAACTAAACCTGCAGAACCAATAACCGATAACATATCTGTGTTTGTAGTCCAAGAAGTACCTCCATTTGTGGTTTTCCATAAACCACCATCTGGAGCATTTACATATATTGTTTGTGCATCTATAGGATCAAAAGCAATGTAATTTAATCTTCCAGAACCGGCATCATAACCAGATGGTAATGACGTTCCGTTTAAACTTATCCAATTTGAAATACTAGAAGAGTTTCTATTTAGTATTTGATTTTCTCCATGGGTTTTAGACCAATCTAAAAAATTAGCATAATTATTTGATAATAAAGCCATGTTTCCTGAAGGAAATACTCTTGGTTCAACTTGTTTTTCCCAACGTTTAAAGATTTTATATCCTTGTCCTTTTTTGGGAGTTTTACCTTTCCAAAATTGTTGAAAATTGTCTTGAACTTTATAAAAAGTTGTTTTTTTATTACTACTTTTTTCTCTCCAATCAACTCTTTTTTTATCCTGACCAAATACTTGTACAGAGATAAATACTAGCATTAATAGTACTGCTTTTTTCATAATTAATTTAAATATTAAATGAATTACAAATATCTGCAACACGCTTTAATATCTAATAAAATAGCACTACTCACTAACTACTCAAAGTAAAAAACAAGTGATTTAAATAGTCTTTTTAGTATTTAACCCGATAGGTTTAAGGTATTCTAATAAGTTTATCTCTTTTTCTTTAAGCTGCAATTTTTTACCAATTCTGAAACGTTTGCTTTCAATAGACCTTAAAGATTTGTTTAAAAAAACTGCGATCTCTTTATTTTTGAAACCAATATGTAAGTAATAACAGATTATAACTTCAGAATCATCTAACTCAGGATGTTTTTCATTTAAGGTATTAAAAAAATCAATGTTTAA of the Tenacibaculum todarodis genome contains:
- a CDS encoding T9SS type A sorting domain-containing protein encodes the protein MKKAVLLMLVFISVQVFGQDKKRVDWREKSSNKKTTFYKVQDNFQQFWKGKTPKKGQGYKIFKRWEKQVEPRVFPSGNMALLSNNYANFLDWSKTHGENQILNRNSSSISNWISLNGTSLPSGYDAGSGRLNYIAFDPIDAQTIYVNAPDGGLWKTTNGGTSWTTNTDMLSVIGSAGLVIHPTTTSTMYLATGDRASDRRSIGVLKTTDGGTTWSPTGLTWTASDNYRISKIIMDPSASGTMMVTTDGGVFRTTDSWATSTVTSNLELFSDIEFKPGSSNTVYAASTDGSAGYIYTSTDNGVNWTAASGIPTSDVSRIEMAVTAANPSVVYAIIGNSDRGLKGVYKSTNSGSSFSLIYQTSATNPNILHADADPLVAAAAGKNGGQADHDLAIAVSPTDEDFITIGGINQWQSDDGGVSWYRITYWLGENTDYPGSNTEPEPYIHADIQYIAYSPHDDTTLYTTCDGGISKGINDGLSTWEDITNNISVGQQTNIAVSPTDVNTYFAGLQDIGSLISTSPGNWSVLGGGDGEDGFIARTHPMILSSTTNGEFTRRNTNTGVDSYYPSTNGEWFSPIHQDPILDDLVYLGGRPALYKSTDILTNADNVNPTWTALGTPNPGNNILRFEVAPSNNQIMYAITDNKISKSTNAGTSWADVTGSLPVGAAKLKNLTISSVDANKVWVVFSGYDATSKVYKSTDGGATWSDLASNTLPNLPINTIVYINSGTQDDGLFIGADIGVYYIDNAQGSWTSYATNLPRNAVQDLEIFYTSATTGKLRAATYGRGSWETDFDFNVLGVNDVTMLDSEVPVFYPNPVKEGYLNVKLKNTNSQFDFVIYNELGQKITSGKVDSDNTIIDLKNKASGIYVIRIQEDNKVYSQKILIE
- a CDS encoding ABC transporter permease/M1 family aminopeptidase; protein product: MFSTIFKHEISTWFKKPAFYIYLALLFIISTFFAAASAGVFDGITVSVGGNKIVNSPIGVYNMFNGMSQLIFFLLPSIIGVTIYRDYKSEMHSILYSYPFTKANYLLAKFLSGLFIVTLIVLTIGLAVFIGFRFPGTNSEIVNTFNFGAYLHSYFVYILPNLIFFGAIVFAVVTFTRSIAAGFIAVIILMFFQGLLQGMLSEEENRFIAGILDPYGDASLRYYTKYWTLAEQNEAALPFESVIIYNRLLWLGISTLIFGWVYKKFSFSQNAISFSFFKKEKGERVIKKNFGGITRINLPEVNYNFSFLQNLKTTWKLSNLDFKYIVKALPFLAIVLVGLIIAVIALSEVGNILGTKTLPVTWKMLENGTGSFVLSINIITFLYAGMLVHRGKMAKVNHLVDVTPAPNWVLWLSKLIALLKVQLVLLAVVMIAGIIYQTSQGFYNYEIGHYIFELFVLQFIHFAIWAFIALFIQTLVGNPYVGLFILIVLNFGLPLLSFLGIEQAIFKYNQGPGFSYSDMNGYDFSLQRYLTYKGYWFLAGLLFLGLTSLFWVRGIPSSFSERLSIFKNRFNLKTGLVLGVLLIGFLGLGTRIFYENNIVNQRTSSKEREKGRVEWEKKYKKYEGKAQPRIVAVNVNMDLFPKTYDFNSSGTYKMINKTNEAIDSLFLNHNGYPSTFEFSKPNTLVLEDTIHNFDIYKLNTPLNPGDSLELKFTVKNKPNTFFRKNSPVRSNGTFMNSGIYPSFGYTGAGELTDNSTRKKYDLEKNDLRPHPSDSTALGNTYISRDSDWIDFEATVSTSEDQIAIAPGYLQKEWKEGDRRYFHYKMDSKILNFYAFNSAKYEIKKDKWKDVNLEIYYQKGHEYNLDRMMDGIKASLAYNSENFSPYQHKQVRIVEFPRTGGSFAQSFPNTIPYSEGVGFIAAVDKEDSGVDYPYAITVHELAHQWWAHQVIGADVLGATMLSESLSEYVALKVLEHDLGKQEMRKFLKKALDGYLMQRTLERKREKSLMYNDGQGYIRYQKGSLVFYALSDYIGEKKLNNALKEYVEKVKFQDAPYTTSIEMVDKIREVTPDSLQYVIKDMFETVTLYRNRITDAEVTKLDNGKYQVDIEFNVSKYRNDEKGKRYYGEQVGDTLSFKTDKMKKPILSVKLADYIDVGIFGEEEVDGKKKEIELYLQKHKITQIDNKVTIIVDKKPVEVGVDPYNKLIDTQSEDNRRKL
- a CDS encoding ABC transporter ATP-binding protein yields the protein MKLTIENLTKTYKNGVKAIDNLNLEIGTGMFGLLGPNGAGKSSLMRTIATLQAPDSGSITFGDINVIEDKMALRKVLGYLPQSFGVYPKMSAEDLLDYFATLKGIASKSDRQKLVKEVLEITNLYEVRKKYVAGYSGGMKQRFGIAQLLLNNPKLIIVDEPTAGLDPAERHRFLNVLREVGTNCTVIFSTHIVEDVKELCNQMAILNGGKILKKTTPIEATKEIEGKIWTKIIDRDDLDEVEATYNLLSSNYNEDNTLNVRVFGEEKPAADFVAAKPQLDDVYFIALKQDEPVLN
- a CDS encoding M42 family metallopeptidase, which codes for MAKNKSILNKKSLTFLEKYLNNAAPTGYEWEGQKIWMEYLKPYVDTFITDTYGSAVGVINPDAKYKVVIEGHADEISWYVNYISDNGLIYVIRNGGSDHQIAPSKIVNIHTKNGIVKGVFGWPAIHTRNRAKEEAPKPDNIFIDTGCATKEEVEKLGVHVGCVITYPDEFHILNGDKFVCRALDNRMGGFMIAEVARLLKENKKELPFGLYITNSVQEEIGLRGAEMITHTIQPDVAIVTDVTHDTTTPMIEVKKAGKLEIGKGPVVAYAPAVQQKLRDLITETAEAKKIPFQRSALSRATGTDTDAFAYSNGGVASALISLPLRYMHTTVEMVHRDDVENVIKMIYETLLNIKDGETFSYFE
- a CDS encoding NUDIX hydrolase; translation: MDELLDILTPEGKPTGKTALKYEAHKNGWFHATVHIWIFTSDEKILLQKRAMTKKVFPGLWDISVAGHVAAGEEILTSAKREVFEEIGLQLEDKDLIKIGTRIHQISHPNGIQDNEHHHVFIAELKVSIEDLKIQKEEVDAIKLFDLSALKNTKNLENVLLPRFHDYYCAVFNHIINRIQK